In the Cheilinus undulatus linkage group 19, ASM1832078v1, whole genome shotgun sequence genome, one interval contains:
- the mastl gene encoding serine/threonine-protein kinase greatwall isoform X2 produces MEYLIGGDVKSLLHIYGYFDQDMSVKYISEVALALDYLHRHGIIHRDLKPDNMLISNEGHIKLTDFGLSKVKLDRELNLTDILTTPSLAKPKKDYFRTPGQVLSLITSLGFNTPAGGDKRPCSASAVCSPMSCDKVKTKNNSLGSPLTAIKDQLTSPTSYPWKRGLRNMVFNPHNLAKNLTPSLMKTRKRFETMSAGSTTDTEGGISPLWECEEKENEQRDRKHLEAKGREQNCGTSKPGPFPAKASNSLSSKTNPSEKKHHNINQDVFLRSAPSVKRTFSDVEKSPESLQLPAKKSNSRYKRCFEIPGDTARFHTGLTGTFSTIQIGDFMASTEGVEQAGDRVPKRSSPIAVAKSLFCELEEPPEDVFEDGAKDLSHSSFTSPLTGNSDVCRSLSLDSDGSIHETSLTVDSHASLKPDKDSTNNNSASFEDQDGNKDSSITGPLPQTAPAVETPKLANIGHRGESQCAFLNRLPDLCGVAQSPSFLKPRNVVAFRSYCSSINRSNMSRLSIGSVDLMDVSTVASYHTPVQKRPSSNSSLYQTPQPMSTSHTPFRTPKSVRRGALPVEGAPILGTPDYLAPELLLGKPHDYMVDWWALGVCLFEFLTGVPPFNDETPQLVFQNILNRDIPWPEEEEELSANARNAIEILLTTDMTKRAGLKELKRHPLFEGLDWDNVQNQPMPFIPQPEDETDTSYFDARNNAQHIAVSGFSL; encoded by the exons ATGGAATATCTTATAGGGGGAGACGTCAAATCTCTTCTTCACATCTATGGATATTTTGACCAGGATATGTCTGTGAAGTACATTTCAGAGGTGGCACTGGCTTTGGACTACCTCCATCGCCATGGTATAATCCACAg GGACTTAAAGCCAGACAATATGCTGATATCCAACGAAGGACACATCAAACTGACAGACTTTGGTCTGTCTAAAGTGAAGCTTGACAGAG AGCTGAATCTCACTGATATCCTCACCACTCCATCTCTGGCTAAACCAAAAAAAGATTACTTCCGCACCCCGGGTCAAGTTCTCTCCTTAATCACCTCCCTTGGATTT AACACACCTGCTGGAGGAGACAAACGTCCCTGTAGTGCATCTGCTGTGTGTAGTCCCATGTCTTGTGACAAAGTAAAGACAAAGAACAACTCTCTGGGGTCTCCTTTAACAGCAATTAAAGACCAGCTCACCTCTCCGACTAGCTACCCATGGAAAAGGG GGCTTAGAAACATGGTGTTTAATCCTCATAACCTGGCTAAAAATCTGACCCCCTCACTGATGAAGACGAGAAAAAGGTTTGAGACGATGAGTGCAGGAAGCACCACGGACACTGAGGGTGGAATCAGTCCACTGTGGGAGTGTGAAGAG aaaGAAAATGAACAGAGGGATAGAAAGCACTTGGAGGCCAAAGGAAGAGAACAGAACTGTGGGACCAGTAAACCAGGCCCCTTCCCTGCTAAAGCCAGCAACAGTCTGTCCAGTAAGACCAACCCTTCAGAAAAGAAGCACCACAACATAAACCAGGACGTTTTCCTCCGATCTGCTCCATCTGTAAAGAGAACGTTTTCTGACGTTGAGAAAAGCCCTGAGTCGTTGCAGCTCCCGGCTAAAAAGAGTAATTCACGCTATAAGAGATGCTTTGAGATTCCAGGTGACACTGCGAGGTTTCACACTGGTCTGACGGGAACATTTTCCACCATCCAAATCGGTGACTTCATGGCCTCCACGGAGGGCGTCGAGCAAGCCGGAGACAGAGTTCCGAAGCGGTCCAGTCCCATCGCTGTGGCCAAAAGTTTGTTTTGTGAACTGGAGGAGCCGCCAGAGGACGTGTTTGAAGACGGAGCCAAAGACTTGTCCCATTCGAGTTTCACATCCCCGCTAACTGGTAACAGTGACGTGTGCAGGAGCCTGAGCCTGGACTCTGATGGGTCCATTCATGAGACATCTCTAACTGTAGACAGCCACGCTTCTCTAAAACCAGACAAGGATTCCACTAACAACAattcagcatcatttgaagatCAAGATGGAAATAAGGACTCTTCCATCACTGGACCACTCCCACAAACGGCACCTGCCGTAGAAACGCCAAAACTCGCTAACATAGGCCACAGAGGTGAATCTCAGTGTGCCTTTCTTAACAGACTCCCTGATCTCTGTGGTGTTGCACAGTCCCCTTCTTTCCTTAAACCACGAAATGTTGTAGCTTTCCGTAGCTACTGTAGCTCCATCAACCGCTCCAACATGTCCCGACTCAGCATCGGGTCTGTGGATCTCATGGACGTGTCCACAGTAGCTTCTTATCACACACCAGTGCAGAAAAGACCCAGCTCCAACAGCTCTCTCTATCAG ACTCCTCAGCCCATGTCAACCTCTCACACCCCTTTCAGGACTCCAAAGAGCGTCAGAAGAGGTGCTCTGCCTGTAGAAGGTGCACCTATTTTAGGAACCCCAGATTATTTGGCTCCAGAGCTTCTTTTAGGGAAACCACACG ACTACATGGTGGATTGGTGGGCTCTCGGCGTGTGTCTTTTCGAGTTCCTCACAGGTGTGCCTCCTTTTAACGACGAGACGCCTCAGCTGGTCTTCCAGAATATTCTCAACAGAG ATATTCCCTGgcctgaggaagaggaggaactGTCTGCAAATGCCAGAAATGCCATTGAGATCCTCCTGACCACAGACATGACAAAACGAGCCGGTCTAAAGG AGCTGAAGCGTCACCCCCTGTTTGAAGGCTTGGACTGGGACAACGTGCAGAACCAGCCGATGCCTTTCATTCCTCAGCCGGAGGATGAAACCGACACCTCATACTTTGATGCAAGAAACAACGCTCAGCACATCGCCGTGTCAGGCTTCAGCCTGTAG
- the mastl gene encoding serine/threonine-protein kinase greatwall isoform X1, giving the protein MDGDEKHDSKSAEAPKAPSIEDFIILKPISRGAFGKVYLARKKCNARLYAIKMMKKADMVDKNMTGQMKAERDALALSKSPFVVHLFYSLQTASKIYLVMEYLIGGDVKSLLHIYGYFDQDMSVKYISEVALALDYLHRHGIIHRDLKPDNMLISNEGHIKLTDFGLSKVKLDRELNLTDILTTPSLAKPKKDYFRTPGQVLSLITSLGFNTPAGGDKRPCSASAVCSPMSCDKVKTKNNSLGSPLTAIKDQLTSPTSYPWKRGLRNMVFNPHNLAKNLTPSLMKTRKRFETMSAGSTTDTEGGISPLWECEEKENEQRDRKHLEAKGREQNCGTSKPGPFPAKASNSLSSKTNPSEKKHHNINQDVFLRSAPSVKRTFSDVEKSPESLQLPAKKSNSRYKRCFEIPGDTARFHTGLTGTFSTIQIGDFMASTEGVEQAGDRVPKRSSPIAVAKSLFCELEEPPEDVFEDGAKDLSHSSFTSPLTGNSDVCRSLSLDSDGSIHETSLTVDSHASLKPDKDSTNNNSASFEDQDGNKDSSITGPLPQTAPAVETPKLANIGHRGESQCAFLNRLPDLCGVAQSPSFLKPRNVVAFRSYCSSINRSNMSRLSIGSVDLMDVSTVASYHTPVQKRPSSNSSLYQTPQPMSTSHTPFRTPKSVRRGALPVEGAPILGTPDYLAPELLLGKPHDYMVDWWALGVCLFEFLTGVPPFNDETPQLVFQNILNRDIPWPEEEEELSANARNAIEILLTTDMTKRAGLKELKRHPLFEGLDWDNVQNQPMPFIPQPEDETDTSYFDARNNAQHIAVSGFSL; this is encoded by the exons ATGGACGGAGATGAAAAACATGACTCCAAATCGGCTGAGGCTCCTAAAGCGCCTTCAATCGaggattttatcattttgaagcCCATCAGCCGGGGTGCCTTTGGAAAGGTGTACCTGGCACGAAAGAAGTGTAATGCGCGATTATATGCAATTAAG atGATGAAGAAAGCAGACATGGTTGATAAAAACATGACGGGCCAGatgaaagcagagagagacGCACTTGCCCTGAGTAAAAGTCCATTCGTGGTTCACCTGTTTTACTCCCTTCAGACAGCCTCAAAGATCTACCTG GTGATGGAATATCTTATAGGGGGAGACGTCAAATCTCTTCTTCACATCTATGGATATTTTGACCAGGATATGTCTGTGAAGTACATTTCAGAGGTGGCACTGGCTTTGGACTACCTCCATCGCCATGGTATAATCCACAg GGACTTAAAGCCAGACAATATGCTGATATCCAACGAAGGACACATCAAACTGACAGACTTTGGTCTGTCTAAAGTGAAGCTTGACAGAG AGCTGAATCTCACTGATATCCTCACCACTCCATCTCTGGCTAAACCAAAAAAAGATTACTTCCGCACCCCGGGTCAAGTTCTCTCCTTAATCACCTCCCTTGGATTT AACACACCTGCTGGAGGAGACAAACGTCCCTGTAGTGCATCTGCTGTGTGTAGTCCCATGTCTTGTGACAAAGTAAAGACAAAGAACAACTCTCTGGGGTCTCCTTTAACAGCAATTAAAGACCAGCTCACCTCTCCGACTAGCTACCCATGGAAAAGGG GGCTTAGAAACATGGTGTTTAATCCTCATAACCTGGCTAAAAATCTGACCCCCTCACTGATGAAGACGAGAAAAAGGTTTGAGACGATGAGTGCAGGAAGCACCACGGACACTGAGGGTGGAATCAGTCCACTGTGGGAGTGTGAAGAG aaaGAAAATGAACAGAGGGATAGAAAGCACTTGGAGGCCAAAGGAAGAGAACAGAACTGTGGGACCAGTAAACCAGGCCCCTTCCCTGCTAAAGCCAGCAACAGTCTGTCCAGTAAGACCAACCCTTCAGAAAAGAAGCACCACAACATAAACCAGGACGTTTTCCTCCGATCTGCTCCATCTGTAAAGAGAACGTTTTCTGACGTTGAGAAAAGCCCTGAGTCGTTGCAGCTCCCGGCTAAAAAGAGTAATTCACGCTATAAGAGATGCTTTGAGATTCCAGGTGACACTGCGAGGTTTCACACTGGTCTGACGGGAACATTTTCCACCATCCAAATCGGTGACTTCATGGCCTCCACGGAGGGCGTCGAGCAAGCCGGAGACAGAGTTCCGAAGCGGTCCAGTCCCATCGCTGTGGCCAAAAGTTTGTTTTGTGAACTGGAGGAGCCGCCAGAGGACGTGTTTGAAGACGGAGCCAAAGACTTGTCCCATTCGAGTTTCACATCCCCGCTAACTGGTAACAGTGACGTGTGCAGGAGCCTGAGCCTGGACTCTGATGGGTCCATTCATGAGACATCTCTAACTGTAGACAGCCACGCTTCTCTAAAACCAGACAAGGATTCCACTAACAACAattcagcatcatttgaagatCAAGATGGAAATAAGGACTCTTCCATCACTGGACCACTCCCACAAACGGCACCTGCCGTAGAAACGCCAAAACTCGCTAACATAGGCCACAGAGGTGAATCTCAGTGTGCCTTTCTTAACAGACTCCCTGATCTCTGTGGTGTTGCACAGTCCCCTTCTTTCCTTAAACCACGAAATGTTGTAGCTTTCCGTAGCTACTGTAGCTCCATCAACCGCTCCAACATGTCCCGACTCAGCATCGGGTCTGTGGATCTCATGGACGTGTCCACAGTAGCTTCTTATCACACACCAGTGCAGAAAAGACCCAGCTCCAACAGCTCTCTCTATCAG ACTCCTCAGCCCATGTCAACCTCTCACACCCCTTTCAGGACTCCAAAGAGCGTCAGAAGAGGTGCTCTGCCTGTAGAAGGTGCACCTATTTTAGGAACCCCAGATTATTTGGCTCCAGAGCTTCTTTTAGGGAAACCACACG ACTACATGGTGGATTGGTGGGCTCTCGGCGTGTGTCTTTTCGAGTTCCTCACAGGTGTGCCTCCTTTTAACGACGAGACGCCTCAGCTGGTCTTCCAGAATATTCTCAACAGAG ATATTCCCTGgcctgaggaagaggaggaactGTCTGCAAATGCCAGAAATGCCATTGAGATCCTCCTGACCACAGACATGACAAAACGAGCCGGTCTAAAGG AGCTGAAGCGTCACCCCCTGTTTGAAGGCTTGGACTGGGACAACGTGCAGAACCAGCCGATGCCTTTCATTCCTCAGCCGGAGGATGAAACCGACACCTCATACTTTGATGCAAGAAACAACGCTCAGCACATCGCCGTGTCAGGCTTCAGCCTGTAG